One window of Planctomycetia bacterium genomic DNA carries:
- a CDS encoding laccase domain-containing protein: MNLTTVQLKSTPIEDSAILQFPALLDIAGFRHAVTTRPWNMAPHRGPDSHEAISRRKKVCNFLKLPFEHLTAPDQVHSPHVLRILPADVGSGRDGRQTAIKFVDGLVCDLPNVPVMQFSADCPVVLVVDPTRRVFGTAHASWRGTVTHIVVELINLLRSEFDIDPAQLIAAICPCAGPDEYEVGQDVRRIALSRVKDAERFFHPFGEKWLFDMRSANAAQLIECGVPANQIHIAAHSTMSDHRFYSHRRDGSETGRFALFAGFRDA, encoded by the coding sequence ATGAATCTCACGACGGTCCAATTAAAGAGCACGCCGATTGAGGACTCGGCAATCCTCCAGTTTCCGGCGCTATTGGACATCGCCGGATTCCGCCATGCTGTCACGACACGACCCTGGAACATGGCGCCCCACCGCGGCCCCGACTCACACGAGGCGATATCTCGTCGTAAGAAGGTGTGCAACTTTCTGAAACTCCCCTTCGAGCATCTCACCGCGCCGGATCAGGTACATAGCCCGCACGTCCTTCGCATCCTCCCCGCCGACGTCGGATCGGGCCGCGATGGCCGACAGACGGCGATCAAGTTTGTCGACGGGCTGGTGTGCGATCTGCCTAATGTCCCCGTGATGCAATTCTCGGCTGACTGCCCTGTCGTTCTCGTCGTCGACCCGACCCGGCGCGTCTTCGGCACCGCCCACGCAAGCTGGCGAGGCACCGTGACGCACATCGTCGTGGAACTGATCAATCTCCTCCGCAGCGAGTTCGACATCGACCCCGCTCAGTTAATCGCCGCCATCTGCCCCTGCGCCGGACCGGATGAGTACGAAGTCGGGCAAGACGTCCGGCGCATCGCCCTTTCACGGGTGAAGGATGCCGAGCGGTTCTTTCATCCATTCGGCGAAAAGTGGCTATTTGACATGCGTTCCGCCAACGCCGCGCAGCTTATTGAATGCGGCGTTCCCGCAAATCAGATTCACATCGCCGCCCATAGCACGATGAGCGATCATCGCTTCTACTCGCACCGACGAGATGGAAGCGAAACGGGCAGATTCGCCCTGTTCGCGGGGTTTCGCGACGCTTAG
- a CDS encoding sodium/proton-translocating pyrophosphatase: MAGIPWSRGRPDMFERRCNTKRRKAGVEMVSATDRQQRQTIARWAPIAAVLLLAGFPGMASAQDAGAPVGLSGIPWIWWSAMVSAFIGLFFAYKFYKEIMSKSEGDENMKLIAGFVRDGAYAYLWRQYKIVFLVFIGLSLVLAYLAFGLGVQHKIVPFAFLTGGFFSGLCGFIGMKTATNAAHRTTAGARESLNQGLVVAFRAGSVMGLVVVGFALLDITGWFIALRLYGGEDMTLTTITVVMLTFGMGASTQALFARVGGGIYTKAADVGADLVGKVEAGIPEDDSRNPATIADNVGDNVGDVAGMGADLYESYAGSILATAALGVAAATSLFGSDSTQSGFDAGMRLLATPMVIAGIGILLSIVGIYLVRTEEGANLGQLMAALNRGIWGSSLFIVAAAAGICYMLLAPASGFPTVPEGAFQPSWFGIWGSICAGLLGGVIIGKATEVYTSYDFRPTRELSEQAITGPATVIIGGVAEGMKSTWASLLTVIVAILCSFIFAGGANDYMLGLYGVGIAAVGMLATLGITLATDAYGPIADNAGGNAEMTHQKPEVRQRTDALDSLGNTTAATGKGFAIGSAALTALALLAAYIDEVRMGMLHECETVVRQVVADEKLDGASAVAPVYIGYGKFALKDAGKVTRFSAYKGLICMTSHELKSLENAGEIKPGQRFAASDYVEGPRDEDYVGTLKVGKESIEVVPVRRASMNQFMAFYDVTLMNPRVLCGLFAGVLLTFLFCALTMKAVGRAANQMMLECRRQFAKMRAYLKAQGHDDAYIRNPDNWPRTPVSFEGGQIPDYANCVAISTAGAQREMIFPSLLAIIAPVVVGLAFGVAGVMGLLAGGLVSGFAVAVFMANAGGAWDNAKKYIETFGKITAKDFKTSAEVRSSVPARIREALAARAELAESDDEIIYGKGSPDHKATVVGDTVGDPFKDTSGPSLNILIKLMSMVSVVFAGLIVAYGPKIGALLGLGG, translated from the coding sequence ATGGCCGGCATTCCCTGGTCCAGGGGGCGGCCTGATATGTTTGAACGACGGTGTAACACGAAACGCAGAAAAGCAGGAGTTGAGATGGTGAGTGCAACTGACCGACAGCAACGACAGACGATCGCAAGGTGGGCGCCGATTGCGGCGGTGTTACTTCTGGCCGGGTTTCCGGGCATGGCCTCGGCACAGGACGCCGGCGCGCCGGTCGGCCTGAGCGGCATTCCGTGGATCTGGTGGAGCGCCATGGTCAGCGCGTTCATCGGGCTTTTCTTCGCCTACAAGTTCTACAAAGAGATCATGAGCAAGAGTGAAGGCGATGAGAACATGAAGCTCATCGCGGGCTTCGTTCGCGACGGCGCATACGCCTACCTGTGGCGACAATACAAAATTGTCTTCCTCGTTTTCATCGGCCTTTCGCTGGTGCTTGCCTATCTCGCGTTCGGCCTCGGCGTTCAGCACAAGATCGTGCCGTTCGCCTTCCTCACCGGCGGTTTCTTCTCCGGTCTGTGCGGATTTATCGGCATGAAGACCGCGACCAACGCCGCCCACCGAACGACGGCGGGGGCCCGTGAGAGCCTTAATCAGGGCCTCGTTGTGGCGTTCCGTGCCGGCTCGGTCATGGGACTCGTCGTGGTCGGTTTTGCATTGCTCGACATCACCGGCTGGTTCATCGCGCTGCGCTTGTATGGCGGCGAAGACATGACGTTGACGACGATCACGGTCGTCATGCTCACCTTCGGCATGGGCGCTTCGACGCAGGCCCTATTCGCGCGCGTCGGCGGCGGAATTTACACGAAGGCCGCGGACGTCGGCGCGGACCTGGTTGGAAAAGTTGAGGCCGGCATTCCCGAAGATGACAGCCGCAACCCCGCCACCATCGCCGACAACGTCGGTGATAACGTCGGCGACGTCGCTGGCATGGGCGCCGACCTTTATGAGTCCTACGCGGGCTCCATCCTGGCCACCGCGGCGCTGGGTGTCGCGGCCGCGACATCGCTTTTCGGGAGTGACAGCACGCAATCCGGTTTCGACGCCGGAATGCGACTGTTGGCGACGCCGATGGTCATCGCCGGCATTGGCATCCTTCTCTCCATTGTGGGCATTTACCTCGTGCGAACCGAAGAAGGCGCGAACCTGGGCCAGCTCATGGCCGCCCTCAACCGAGGTATCTGGGGAAGCAGCTTGTTTATCGTCGCGGCCGCCGCGGGCATCTGCTACATGCTTCTTGCCCCCGCGTCGGGATTCCCGACTGTGCCGGAGGGTGCTTTCCAGCCGAGTTGGTTTGGCATCTGGGGCAGCATTTGTGCGGGTCTTCTCGGCGGTGTCATCATCGGCAAGGCGACCGAAGTTTATACAAGCTACGACTTTCGCCCGACGCGAGAACTCTCCGAGCAGGCGATCACGGGACCGGCGACGGTCATCATCGGCGGCGTGGCCGAGGGTATGAAGAGCACGTGGGCCAGCCTCCTGACGGTCATCGTCGCGATTCTTTGTTCGTTTATTTTTGCCGGCGGGGCCAATGACTATATGCTCGGCCTCTACGGCGTCGGAATCGCCGCGGTCGGCATGCTGGCGACCCTCGGTATCACGCTGGCCACTGACGCCTACGGCCCTATCGCCGACAACGCCGGCGGCAACGCGGAAATGACTCACCAGAAGCCGGAGGTTCGCCAGCGGACCGATGCCCTCGATTCGCTTGGCAACACGACCGCCGCGACCGGCAAGGGCTTCGCCATCGGTTCGGCGGCACTCACCGCCCTGGCCCTCCTGGCGGCCTATATCGACGAAGTTCGCATGGGCATGCTTCACGAGTGCGAGACGGTCGTTCGACAGGTCGTCGCCGATGAGAAGCTGGACGGCGCTTCGGCCGTTGCGCCGGTCTATATCGGTTACGGAAAGTTCGCGCTCAAGGATGCGGGCAAGGTCACCAGATTCAGCGCCTACAAGGGCCTCATCTGCATGACCTCGCATGAGCTCAAGTCGCTGGAGAACGCAGGCGAAATCAAGCCGGGCCAGCGGTTCGCCGCCTCTGACTATGTCGAAGGCCCGCGAGACGAAGACTACGTTGGAACACTCAAAGTCGGTAAAGAGTCCATCGAAGTCGTGCCGGTTCGCCGGGCATCGATGAACCAGTTCATGGCGTTCTACGATGTGACGCTGATGAACCCGCGCGTGCTTTGCGGCCTGTTCGCCGGCGTCTTGCTGACATTCCTGTTCTGTGCGTTGACGATGAAGGCCGTCGGCCGCGCGGCGAACCAGATGATGCTCGAGTGCCGCCGGCAGTTCGCCAAAATGCGGGCTTATCTCAAAGCTCAGGGTCATGACGACGCCTACATTCGCAACCCCGACAACTGGCCGCGAACGCCGGTTTCATTCGAGGGCGGACAGATTCCCGACTACGCGAACTGCGTGGCCATTTCGACGGCCGGCGCTCAGCGAGAAATGATCTTCCCGTCGCTCCTCGCCATCATCGCGCCGGTCGTGGTGGGACTTGCCTTCGGCGTTGCGGGCGTCATGGGTCTACTTGCGGGCGGCCTTGTCTCCGGCTTTGCCGTGGCGGTCTTCATGGCCAATGCGGGCGGCGCGTGGGACAACGCCAAGAAGTACATCGAGACTTTTGGCAAGATCACGGCGAAGGATTTCAAGACCAGCGCCGAGGTCCGCAGCTCCGTTCCCGCCCGTATTCGCGAGGCGCTTGCGGCCCGCGCTGAGCTGGCCGAGTCGGACGACGAAATCATCTACGGCAAGGGCTCACCCGATCACAAGGCCACCGTCGTCGGTGACACGGTCGGCGATCCCTTCAAGGACACGTCCGGGCCGTCGCTCAACATTCTGATCAAGTTGATGAGCATGGTCAGCGTCGTGTTCGCGGGTCTGATCGTCGCCTATGGGCCGAAGATTGGAGCGCTATTGGGCCTCGGCGGCTAA
- a CDS encoding alcohol dehydrogenase catalytic domain-containing protein produces the protein MLAAVIENKKITAREVPQPAPGPGEVLIAVKLAGICGTDLEIASGYADFSGVIGHEFVGIVAGGSKNLAGKRVVGDINCVCGKCDMCMGGLSSHCRRRTVLGIVGRSGAFAEFLTLPERNCVEVPDSVSDEEAVFAEPLAAAIQVTRQVKLESRTNVAVLGTGRLGLLIAQVLATTGCKLTAIGRNQATLALLDRKRIRNLNVAEITNWAEFDVVVECTGSVEGLPLALRLVRPRGTVVMKTTCAEKAPVDLTDLVVNEVTLLGSRCGNMQDAVSLLAQKRIDVTSLVSRTTPLSDAPKAMALAAEKNTIKVLLKVG, from the coding sequence ATGCTCGCAGCCGTCATCGAAAACAAGAAAATCACTGCCCGGGAGGTGCCCCAGCCGGCGCCAGGACCCGGCGAAGTATTGATCGCCGTCAAGCTCGCGGGGATCTGCGGGACCGATCTGGAGATCGCCTCCGGTTACGCTGATTTTTCCGGCGTCATCGGCCACGAATTCGTGGGAATTGTCGCAGGGGGCTCAAAGAACCTTGCAGGGAAGCGAGTCGTCGGCGACATCAACTGCGTCTGCGGCAAGTGCGACATGTGCATGGGCGGGCTTTCAAGCCATTGCCGCCGCCGGACGGTCCTGGGCATCGTCGGCCGATCGGGCGCATTTGCGGAGTTTCTGACGTTGCCGGAGCGAAACTGCGTTGAAGTGCCCGATAGCGTGAGCGACGAGGAAGCCGTCTTCGCCGAGCCACTTGCCGCGGCAATTCAGGTCACGCGCCAGGTCAAGTTGGAGAGCCGCACCAATGTAGCGGTTCTCGGGACCGGCCGACTAGGTTTGCTGATTGCACAGGTCCTGGCAACGACGGGCTGCAAGCTCACCGCCATCGGCAGAAACCAGGCGACCCTCGCCCTGCTCGATCGCAAACGGATTCGCAATCTGAACGTCGCCGAGATTACGAACTGGGCTGAGTTCGACGTGGTGGTCGAATGCACGGGCTCCGTGGAGGGTTTGCCGCTGGCACTTCGGCTGGTTCGACCGCGCGGCACCGTGGTCATGAAGACGACCTGCGCGGAAAAGGCTCCGGTGGACCTGACCGACCTTGTCGTCAACGAGGTGACGCTCCTGGGCAGTCGGTGCGGCAACATGCAGGACGCGGTATCGCTCCTCGCCCAGAAGCGCATCGACGTCACCAGTCTTGTATCGCGTACGACGCCGCTGTCAGACGCCCCCAAGGCGATGGCCCTCGCGGCGGAGAAAAACACAATCAAGGTGCTGCTCAAGGTCGGATGA
- the rsfS gene encoding ribosome silencing factor — MPEKAARAKAAKNLARRKATEPTARPKPTRPTDAARKFAIEAARLMQDDKCEDIVVLDLRGISPLCDYFVIGTGTSDRQMRAVADHIEQLGKKHNDKPYGVGGHEEGIWIIVDFVDVIIHLFDEDRRRYYDLESLWGDGPRVEWMKK; from the coding sequence ATGCCCGAGAAGGCCGCAAGAGCCAAAGCCGCCAAGAACCTCGCCCGACGCAAGGCGACCGAGCCCACTGCCCGTCCCAAGCCGACGCGGCCGACCGATGCGGCGCGGAAGTTCGCAATTGAGGCCGCCCGTTTGATGCAGGACGACAAGTGCGAGGACATCGTGGTGCTCGATTTGCGCGGCATCAGCCCGCTGTGCGATTACTTCGTGATCGGGACGGGGACATCGGATCGCCAGATGCGGGCCGTGGCGGATCACATTGAGCAGCTCGGCAAGAAGCACAACGACAAGCCCTACGGCGTCGGCGGCCACGAGGAGGGCATCTGGATCATCGTTGACTTCGTAGATGTCATCATTCATCTCTTCGACGAGGATCGCCGTCGATATTACGATCTCGAATCGTTGTGGGGCGACGGCCCCCGCGTCGAGTGGATGAAGAAGTGA
- the rsmD gene encoding 16S rRNA (guanine(966)-N(2))-methyltransferase RsmD, whose amino-acid sequence MRVIAGKYRGRPLVPPPTDQTRPILDRVKVSLFDWLGSRLALPGEIPPIAVLDIFCGTGSLGIEALSRGATYCVFVEKDRPTVKCLQANIEAFGIPSDSVEVRTESAERLRCRPPRHPDGFELIFLDPPYVLSEDVRVDSPMWRLLARLGSEVAVAPNAIALWRTEAHVQLPTTLPQGWHSSERRVWGNMAVTLLTQSSQVSSG is encoded by the coding sequence ATGCGCGTGATTGCCGGGAAGTATCGTGGTCGTCCACTTGTTCCGCCCCCCACCGATCAGACGCGCCCGATTCTCGACCGCGTCAAGGTTTCGCTCTTCGATTGGCTCGGATCGCGATTGGCTCTGCCGGGAGAGATTCCGCCGATTGCAGTATTAGATATATTCTGCGGCACCGGAAGTCTGGGCATCGAGGCCCTGTCGCGCGGCGCGACGTATTGTGTCTTTGTCGAAAAGGATCGCCCTACCGTCAAGTGTCTTCAGGCGAACATTGAAGCCTTTGGAATACCCTCCGACAGTGTCGAGGTGCGCACTGAGTCCGCCGAGCGACTTCGATGTCGTCCCCCCCGCCATCCGGACGGATTTGAATTGATCTTTCTCGATCCGCCGTATGTCCTCAGTGAGGATGTCCGCGTTGATTCTCCGATGTGGCGGCTCTTAGCCCGATTAGGAAGCGAAGTCGCCGTCGCGCCGAACGCCATCGCCCTCTGGCGTACCGAGGCTCACGTTCAATTGCCGACGACGCTGCCGCAGGGCTGGCACTCGTCGGAGCGGAGGGTCTGGGGTAACATGGCCGTCACGCTTCTGACGCAATCGTCTCAGGTGTCCTCCGGATGA
- a CDS encoding HYExAFE family protein, whose amino-acid sequence MGIRRSHYEIAFERFLDLRGTPYVSVEDVRHHAKGRLGSKAFDYIVYPPGGRACLVDVKGRKSVMADDDGDCRKKNWVTRADVTDLQRWQEIFGPEFVAMFAFGYWLADAPGRERLPFEDKQTFILAGRRYSFWLVEVEAYAKHHKQLSKSWDTVSIPRGEFSKISRRLESCWPSAPCR is encoded by the coding sequence ATGGGCATACGGCGGAGCCATTACGAGATTGCATTTGAACGATTCCTCGACCTGCGCGGAACGCCGTACGTCTCCGTCGAGGATGTGCGTCACCACGCCAAGGGGCGGCTGGGGTCCAAGGCCTTCGACTATATCGTCTATCCCCCGGGCGGTCGCGCCTGCCTCGTCGATGTGAAGGGCCGCAAGTCGGTCATGGCGGACGACGACGGCGACTGCCGAAAGAAGAACTGGGTGACGCGCGCGGATGTCACCGACCTGCAGCGCTGGCAGGAAATCTTCGGGCCCGAATTCGTGGCCATGTTCGCCTTCGGTTACTGGCTCGCCGATGCGCCGGGACGGGAGCGACTGCCGTTTGAAGATAAACAGACCTTCATACTGGCGGGGCGGCGTTACAGCTTTTGGCTGGTGGAAGTTGAGGCGTACGCAAAGCACCATAAGCAGTTGTCCAAGAGCTGGGACACGGTTTCCATTCCCAGGGGCGAGTTCTCAAAGATCAGCCGCCGACTCGAATCATGCTGGCCGTCCGCGCCTTGTCGCTAG
- the argS gene encoding arginine--tRNA ligase: MNSIHAQLSTLVSEAMKRALGGGADGADALVAPSKDAKFGDYQCNAAMGLARKLGAKPRDVAQQIVDALGEAAQSIIEKSDIAGPGFINLRLRAEALSSLLESTPLTPDDLDADRLGIDEVDAGQRETVVVDYSSPNVAKQMHVGHLRSTIIGDCIARVLDFQGHDVIRQNHLGDWGTQFGMVILGMWHAAMARHRGEGPNYLQRALAELRAAVAAGSEAKLAYLKEVAERSKAEYDADSSGTKVFEPFLNECRSKSLLDLEDIEAGYLYINALTKEAAGTEYAAILKDPKDVAQMMQRGATGDAQERLARQIAIEITLRECNRVYRRLGVLLNDEDIRGESFYEKLLGGAVEELQQRLAEPKSAPDGTRAVCRVDHGAICVFLEKPDGSPAFKGPQGDALPMLIQKSDGASLYATTDVAGFLFRAAHPTRHPIKLHSEKLAAALRDLGGGLGATRILYFVGSPQKLHFEMLFAVLRALGWTRLEGDREVRLEHVSFGSVLGDDRKMLRTRSGENVKLKDLLDEAVQRAEAMVRASEADAERRRDFPESEIKDIAEKVGIGAVKYADLCQNRNTDYIFSWDKMLALAGNTAPYMLYAYARIRSIYRKGIEAGSVSKDVSTAKIELSHPAERALALRILQLPETITAVGENLLPSMLCDYLYDLAGRFMTFYESCPVLKAESASSMASRLRLCDLTARALRIGLRLLGITTVDRM; encoded by the coding sequence ATGAATTCAATTCACGCTCAACTCAGCACGTTGGTTTCAGAGGCGATGAAGCGCGCATTGGGTGGGGGGGCAGACGGGGCTGATGCGCTCGTGGCGCCCTCGAAAGACGCGAAATTCGGCGACTACCAGTGCAATGCGGCGATGGGTCTGGCCAGGAAGCTGGGGGCCAAGCCGCGCGACGTCGCCCAGCAGATTGTCGATGCCCTCGGCGAGGCGGCGCAATCGATCATCGAGAAATCCGACATCGCCGGGCCGGGATTCATCAACCTGCGACTGCGAGCTGAGGCTCTATCGTCTCTTCTGGAGTCCACGCCTCTGACGCCGGACGACCTTGACGCGGATCGTCTCGGCATTGATGAAGTGGATGCGGGGCAGCGCGAGACCGTCGTCGTTGATTATTCGTCACCAAACGTGGCCAAGCAGATGCACGTCGGCCACCTCCGCAGCACGATCATCGGCGACTGTATCGCCCGGGTGCTCGATTTTCAGGGTCACGACGTCATTCGTCAGAACCACCTCGGCGACTGGGGCACGCAGTTCGGGATGGTGATTCTCGGCATGTGGCACGCGGCCATGGCCCGACATCGCGGCGAGGGGCCGAACTATCTTCAGCGCGCTTTGGCGGAACTACGTGCCGCCGTCGCCGCCGGCTCCGAGGCCAAGCTGGCGTACCTGAAGGAAGTCGCGGAGCGCTCCAAGGCCGAGTATGACGCCGACTCATCGGGCACGAAAGTATTTGAGCCGTTTCTGAATGAATGCAGATCAAAGTCTCTCTTGGACCTCGAAGACATCGAGGCGGGCTACCTTTATATCAATGCTCTGACGAAGGAGGCCGCCGGCACCGAGTATGCCGCCATTTTGAAAGACCCCAAGGACGTCGCCCAGATGATGCAGCGCGGGGCGACGGGAGATGCGCAGGAGCGGCTTGCCCGGCAGATTGCCATCGAAATCACGCTTCGCGAATGTAATCGTGTTTATCGGCGTCTGGGCGTTCTACTGAATGACGAGGACATACGCGGCGAAAGTTTCTACGAAAAGCTGCTCGGCGGCGCTGTCGAAGAACTGCAGCAGAGACTTGCGGAACCCAAGTCCGCGCCGGACGGCACGCGTGCTGTTTGCCGTGTCGATCACGGAGCGATCTGCGTTTTTCTGGAGAAGCCCGACGGTTCGCCGGCCTTCAAGGGACCACAGGGCGATGCATTGCCCATGCTGATTCAGAAGTCGGACGGCGCCTCGCTCTACGCAACGACGGACGTGGCGGGCTTTCTCTTTCGCGCGGCGCATCCGACGCGTCATCCCATCAAGCTCCACTCCGAGAAGCTCGCTGCCGCGCTGCGCGACCTGGGCGGCGGGCTCGGGGCGACGCGGATTCTCTACTTCGTCGGCTCGCCGCAGAAACTCCACTTCGAGATGCTCTTCGCCGTCCTTCGGGCACTGGGCTGGACGCGGTTGGAGGGTGACCGCGAAGTTCGCCTGGAGCACGTCTCCTTCGGCTCGGTCCTGGGCGACGACCGGAAGATGCTCCGCACGCGCAGCGGCGAGAACGTGAAGCTGAAGGATTTGCTCGACGAGGCGGTGCAGCGAGCCGAGGCGATGGTTCGCGCGTCCGAGGCTGATGCGGAGAGGCGTCGCGACTTTCCCGAAAGCGAGATCAAGGACATCGCCGAGAAGGTGGGCATCGGCGCGGTCAAATATGCCGACTTGTGCCAGAACCGTAACACCGACTACATCTTTTCCTGGGACAAGATGCTCGCCCTGGCGGGTAATACCGCGCCGTACATGCTCTACGCCTATGCGCGGATTCGCTCGATCTATCGCAAGGGCATCGAGGCCGGGAGCGTCTCGAAGGATGTCTCGACCGCGAAGATCGAGCTGAGCCATCCCGCCGAAAGGGCCCTGGCGCTGCGCATTCTGCAACTACCCGAGACGATTACCGCGGTGGGGGAGAACCTGCTGCCCAGCATGCTGTGCGATTATCTCTACGATCTCGCCGGCCGGTTCATGACGTTTTACGAGTCGTGCCCGGTGCTCAAGGCGGAGAGTGCCTCCAGCATGGCATCTCGGCTTCGCCTGTGCGATCTGACCGCGAGGGCCCTGCGCATCGGCCTTCGACTTCTTGGGATCACCACGGTAGATAGAATGTGA
- a CDS encoding prepilin-type N-terminal cleavage/methylation domain-containing protein produces MKKRGLTLIELLVAIGVIALLLAILLPSLSGARRDARSLVCKSNIRSLMSGILAYGAGADDSIIPSYNLKGVSFSVRSPLDGWGPILDKGNFIVGSREIAGNPFCCPSTANVAGMAGTQTGTNPENPKGYMDWPAVMTLSHVYASTIPDQGFGKIVRVGYWINGDNPIGRPASFIPNVHFTGSVGYGPDPDGKFMGPNHFSMIKWPSRLIALADGLYTGNQERTRLGDQNLRVGYRHSGRVGMANVGFADGHVAELAGDHFPRKAGEGGLPLDVVRAENLGERPTLYSNPERDLALQPGS; encoded by the coding sequence CTTTCCGGCGCGCGACGCGACGCACGCAGCCTGGTCTGCAAGTCGAACATTCGCTCGCTGATGTCGGGAATCCTTGCCTATGGGGCCGGCGCGGACGACTCCATCATTCCGTCGTACAACCTCAAGGGCGTGAGCTTTTCGGTGCGAAGCCCGCTGGACGGCTGGGGGCCGATTCTCGACAAGGGGAATTTCATCGTGGGCTCGCGGGAAATCGCCGGCAATCCATTTTGCTGCCCGAGCACGGCCAACGTTGCCGGGATGGCGGGGACCCAGACCGGAACGAATCCTGAGAATCCCAAGGGCTATATGGACTGGCCCGCTGTCATGACACTGTCACACGTGTATGCCAGCACGATTCCCGATCAGGGGTTCGGGAAGATCGTCCGGGTCGGATACTGGATCAACGGTGACAATCCGATCGGTCGCCCGGCCAGCTTCATTCCCAACGTGCATTTCACCGGATCCGTCGGCTACGGGCCGGACCCTGACGGAAAATTCATGGGTCCCAATCATTTCAGCATGATCAAATGGCCCTCGCGCCTCATCGCTCTTGCCGACGGTCTTTATACAGGAAATCAGGAGCGCACCCGGCTCGGCGATCAGAATCTTCGTGTGGGTTATCGCCACTCCGGCCGCGTGGGGATGGCTAATGTCGGTTTTGCCGACGGTCATGTCGCCGAACTGGCGGGAGATCACTTCCCGCGCAAGGCAGGGGAGGGCGGCCTTCCGCTCGACGTGGTTCGTGCCGAAAACCTCGGCGAGCGCCCGACGCTCTATTCCAACCCGGAGCGCGACCTCGCGCTTCAGCCTGGTTCCTGA
- a CDS encoding 7-cyano-7-deazaguanine synthase produces MAKERVIVLASGGLNSAVITSLAACDAELAMLHVRWGHRADEREFEYFGQVADKYDAKHRLVVELPHFATIGGNARISRKRQIEDVLALTDGESNCYAPGLIGTLVNTAVTWAVTIQAQRIFLGVSENLGPPGPRTASVFPDYSRQNLQLLQHMLLTSLPNRKISLETPLLELKRSDIVRLGNRLKTPFESTWSCISSGAKPCGGCLGCATRNRGFLDAGVPDPLLLPPPPQPGRPRAEPVKA; encoded by the coding sequence ATGGCCAAGGAACGCGTCATTGTTCTCGCATCCGGCGGACTCAACAGCGCCGTTATCACCTCGCTCGCCGCTTGCGATGCCGAACTCGCCATGCTGCACGTCCGCTGGGGACACCGGGCCGACGAACGCGAGTTCGAGTATTTCGGGCAGGTCGCGGACAAGTACGATGCCAAGCACCGGCTCGTCGTCGAGCTCCCCCACTTCGCGACCATCGGCGGAAACGCGCGCATCAGTCGCAAACGACAAATCGAAGACGTCCTGGCCCTGACCGATGGAGAATCAAACTGTTACGCCCCCGGTCTGATTGGAACTTTGGTCAACACGGCGGTGACCTGGGCGGTCACGATTCAGGCCCAGCGCATCTTCCTGGGCGTCAGCGAGAACCTTGGCCCCCCCGGCCCGCGCACGGCCAGCGTCTTCCCGGACTACTCGCGTCAAAACCTTCAGCTTTTGCAGCACATGCTGCTGACGTCCCTGCCGAATCGAAAAATCTCACTGGAGACGCCGCTTCTCGAACTGAAGCGAAGCGACATCGTCCGCCTCGGAAACCGTCTCAAGACCCCCTTCGAATCAACGTGGTCGTGCATATCCTCTGGCGCCAAGCCGTGCGGTGGATGCCTGGGCTGCGCGACGAGAAATCGCGGCTTTCTGGATGCCGGAGTGCCCGATCCGCTGCTGCTTCCCCCCCCGCCGCAGCCGGGCAGGCCACGGGCCGAGCCGGTCAAGGCCTGA